In the genome of Dermacentor silvarum isolate Dsil-2018 chromosome 1, BIME_Dsil_1.4, whole genome shotgun sequence, one region contains:
- the LOC119450999 gene encoding uncharacterized protein LOC119450999 produces MAQVGMVAMWLFLILAVTGLGAAPTAVGAQDQDAADNRQGEPAARTVIVAGSAGVPLSVNSALAPASRQEYGAVQPAGSYGLLPRSRLRRNAHRRRRRLDNPRYYYPNGDYSSDTEVGWDNYRRRAVRESAEVGRRPDSYQVSYAAPLESDAAIASAERFKVDEGHREPEQEYAAGGYDYRTGYQRQGYQKQRRSAAAVPAPRRNAKQWGSWQSDYGGGHMQQSWNERYPQYDYGEPAIAYARKEPSKFYVREESASGVADPGSSAQSSYAAEVAGQDGVVERAGDVPAVAAAAIPQ; encoded by the exons ATGGCGCAGGTTGGAATGGTAGCTATGTGGCTGTTCTTGATCTTAGCGGTCACCGGACTGGGCGCCGCCCCTACTGCGGTCGGAGCACAGGATCAGGATGCTGCAG ACAACCGACAGGGCGAGCCCGCGGCAAGGACCGTCATTGTGGCCGGATCCGCTGGCGTGCCGCTGAGCGTCAACTCGGCGCTGGCGCCGGCCAGCCGCCAGGAGTACGGGGCTGTGCAGCCAGCAGGCAGCTACGGCCTATTGCCGCGCAGCAGGCTGCGCCGGAACGCCCACAGACGCCGGAGGCGCCTGGACAACCCACGCTACTACTACCCGAACGGCGACTACTCATCGGACACAGAGGTCGGCTGGGACAACTACCGCAGGCGAGCCGTGCGCGAGTCGGCTGAAGTGGGCCGGCGCCCCGACTCCTACCAGGTATCCTACGCGGCTCCGCTGGAGTCGGACGCTGCCATCGCCTCGGCGGAGCGCTTCAAGGTCGACGAAGGTCACAGGGAGCCGGAACAGGAGTACGCGGCCGGTGGGTACGACTACCGGACTGGCTACCAGCGCCAAGGCTATCAGAAGCAGCGGCGCTCCGCCGCCGCAGTGCCGGCACCCAGGCGAAACGCCAAGCAGTGGGGCTCGTGGCAGTCGGACTACGGCGGCGGCCATATGCAGCAGTCCTGGAACGAGCGCTACCCACAGTATGACTACGGGGAGCCAGCCATTGCATATGCCAGGAAGGAGCCGTCCAAGTTTTATGTCCGTGAAGAATCCGCCTCGGGTGTGGCCGACCCGGGCAGCAGCGCGCAGTCCAGCTATGCCGCCGAAGTGGCCGGCCAGGACGGAGTAGTGGAGCGCGCCGGAGACGTGCCGGCCGTCGCCGCCGCTGCCATCCCCCAGTAG
- the LOC119450990 gene encoding uncharacterized protein LOC119450990, with translation MQPSSFLLCASTCLVLGSLCRWTAAAPQHPGFNPLLERQAESTPQTPPAPQPPAPPPPGWFNFPGVSVVVPAFQVPNFQFAVVNWTFPGFQTPQVPQIPWMPQMPQMPQFNFSVPGFGVLPSIPSLPGLPGFPGLPAVPAMPSFVGLSGDIPDVPDIPDVPDIPDIPDIPDVPDVVGGTDASPSIPVPQDLPPSAPIASEKLRDHRSSQ, from the exons ATGCAGCCCAGCTCGTTCTTGCTGTGCGCCTCGACATGCTTGGTACTGGGATCCTTATGCCGCTGGACGGCCGCCGCACCGCAACACCCGGGATTCAACCCGCTGCTCGAACGCCAAGCCGAATCGACACCCCAGACACCGCCAGCACCGCAGCctccggcgccgccgccgccgggatggTTCAACTTCCCAGGGGTCAGCGTGGTTGTGCCGGCCTTCCAAGTTCCGAACTTCCAGTTCGCGGTCGTCAACTGGACGTTTCCCGGGTTTCAG ACTCCCCAGGTACCTCAAATTCCATGGATGCCTCAGATGCCTCAAATGCCCCAGTTCAACTTCTCTGTACCCGGTTTCGGCGTCCTGCCAAGCATCCCAAGTCTTCCCGGACTTCCCGGATTTCCTGGACTTCCCGCTGTGCCTGCCATGCCAAGTTTTGTAGGCTTGTCTGGTGATATCCCCGATGTTCCTGACATTCCCGATGTCCCGGATATACCGGACATTCCAGATATCCCGGATGTCCCTGATGTTGTCGGCGGTACAGATGCCTCGCCGTCCATACCCGTGCCTCAAGATCTGCCCCCGTCAGCGCCAATCGCAAGCGAGAAACTTCGAGACCACAGGTCGTCGCAGTGA
- the LOC119450983 gene encoding heme-binding protein 2, with protein MRRIEVSSDQHWAPRVASAYSCTWRGVECIDYEVISNEAEYEERQYPETMWISVTTQAMTLFEAKRKSFRKLIYYIQGFNDQNVTVDLTTPHRTLVSRGASGRRLANYTMAFPLPANLYMNPPQANDKDICITVEPPRRYAVKVFGGQPNEQQWLRKAEEFIQAMRKDRRVNLDQFYVARYDLIFWVLERRNEIWLSMK; from the exons GTTGCATCCGCGTACTCCTGCACTTGGCGAGGTGTCGAGTGTATAGACTATGAAGTGATCTCGAACGAAGCT GAATACGAAGAACGCCAGTACCCGGAAACCATGTGGATCAGCGTGACCACACAAGCGATGACACTTTTTGAAGCGAAGAGGAAGAGCTTTCGCAAACTCATTTATTACATCCAGGGCTTCAATGACCAGA ACGTGACGGTGGACCTGACCACACCGCACCGGACCTTGGTGAGCCGTGGAGCGAGCGGACGGCGCTTGGCCAACTACACCATGGCGTTCCCGCTGCCGGCCAACCTCTATATGAACCCGCCACAGGCCAATGACAAGGACATCTGCATCACTGTCGAGCCGCCGCGCCGATACGCCGTGAA GGTGTTCGGCGGGCAGCCCAACGAGCAACAGTGGTTGAGGAAGGCGGAAGAGTTCATCCAGGCGATGCGGAAGGATCGCCGTGTAAACTTGGACCAATTCTACGTGGCCCGGTACGACCTCATATTCTGGGTGCTGGAGCGTCGCAACGAGATATGGCTAAGCATGAAATGA